In Lentibacillus amyloliquefaciens, one DNA window encodes the following:
- a CDS encoding cupin domain-containing protein — MKQATDIIIEPFKYEDDGCIPNNPSFPLLLYKNVMTHEDQPIDILAQNNWLGAWRGVVAPYHHYHSNSHEVLVAARGSGWLLLGGEQGAQVNIGQGDTIILPAGFGHKRLKGSEDFEVIGAYPNGQDYDFCYGYSDERPEKLQNIKQVPLPDYDPLFGGNGPIFTYWQT, encoded by the coding sequence ATGAAACAGGCAACAGACATCATAATAGAGCCGTTTAAATACGAAGATGACGGCTGCATACCTAACAACCCGTCATTTCCGTTGTTGTTATATAAAAATGTCATGACTCACGAAGACCAGCCAATAGATATTTTAGCCCAGAACAATTGGCTTGGTGCTTGGCGCGGTGTTGTTGCTCCTTATCACCACTATCACAGTAACTCACATGAAGTTCTCGTAGCGGCCAGGGGATCGGGGTGGCTTCTTCTGGGGGGAGAACAAGGTGCTCAAGTGAATATCGGGCAAGGGGATACTATCATCCTTCCAGCCGGATTTGGACACAAGCGTTTGAAAGGCAGTGAAGACTTTGAAGTCATTGGCGCGTATCCTAACGGGCAAGATTATGATTTTTGCTATGGCTATTCAGATGAACGACCTGAAAAGCTGCAGAATATCAAGCAAGTACCTTTGCCGGATTACGATCCATTGTTTGGTGGAAATGGACCGATTTTTACGTATTGGCAAACTTAA
- a CDS encoding DUF2255 family protein, which yields MQANWTQEQIAAFSKADDMYISPFYSDGKTPGTPTWIWSVIADDNLYVRAYNGQDSRWYNSAIEQKAGKIKLAGEEYNVSFQPIDNDAVLTEKVDGEYKEKYGNSNYLSPMLGKGPVSATVKILPRDE from the coding sequence ATGCAAGCCAACTGGACTCAAGAACAAATTGCTGCTTTTTCCAAAGCGGATGATATGTATATATCCCCTTTTTACAGCGATGGGAAAACGCCTGGGACACCAACGTGGATTTGGTCCGTTATTGCAGATGACAATCTCTATGTCAGAGCTTATAACGGTCAAGATTCACGGTGGTATAATTCCGCTATAGAGCAAAAAGCCGGGAAGATAAAATTAGCTGGTGAAGAATACAATGTTAGTTTTCAACCAATAGACAATGATGCTGTATTAACAGAAAAGGTAGATGGAGAGTATAAAGAAAAATACGGCAACAGCAACTATCTTTCACCTATGTTAGGAAAGGGACCCGTAAGTGCAACCGTGAAGATTTTGCCTCGAGATGAATGA
- a CDS encoding SCO family protein, which produces MKRLLFMIFVMTLFLTACGEDIETNMSEDVQDFEFTTQDNETLSLNDLKGEWWIADFIFTNCTTVCLPMTSNMSELQNKMKEENLDARLVSFSVDPDDDTPEVLKEYAKSYQADFSNWSFLTGYDFQTIKEFSIKSFRSIVESPPEGSDQVTHGTSFFLVNPKGKVIKRYSGIESKEMDNIIQDFKTVLK; this is translated from the coding sequence ATGAAACGTTTACTGTTCATGATATTTGTTATGACCCTTTTTCTAACTGCATGCGGGGAAGATATTGAAACGAATATGTCTGAGGACGTACAGGATTTTGAATTTACCACACAAGATAACGAAACACTGTCCCTAAATGACTTAAAAGGAGAATGGTGGATAGCTGACTTTATTTTTACAAATTGTACAACTGTCTGCCTGCCGATGACATCGAATATGTCAGAACTTCAAAATAAAATGAAGGAAGAAAATTTAGATGCCAGGCTTGTTTCCTTCAGTGTTGATCCTGATGATGACACCCCGGAAGTATTGAAAGAATATGCGAAAAGCTATCAGGCAGATTTTAGCAACTGGTCATTTTTAACGGGGTATGATTTTCAAACCATCAAAGAGTTTTCAATAAAGTCATTTAGATCAATTGTAGAAAGTCCGCCAGAGGGATCCGACCAGGTAACACATGGTACGAGTTTTTTTCTGGTTAATCCGAAAGGGAAAGTTATCAAACGATACTCCGGCATAGAGTCAAAGGAAATGGACAATATTATTCAAGATTTCAAAACCGTACTTAAATAA
- a CDS encoding TlpA family protein disulfide reductase, which translates to MKKAILIVLAVGMLGWAVYDFISPSGETSDVEDTGGNMITSPPPNDNEGEVQEFNEVGLSLGQIAPDFELTTLEGEPVRLSDYRGQRVIVNFWATWCPPCREEIPDLQKLYDEKDVEILAVDLTKTEESEENVRDFADDFEMTFPVPMDVNSEVATTYQVRAYPTSYMIDSNGRIQFSAMGAMDYDLMVEELSKIE; encoded by the coding sequence ATGAAAAAAGCAATACTTATTGTATTGGCAGTAGGAATGCTCGGTTGGGCCGTGTACGATTTTATTAGCCCATCCGGTGAAACGTCCGACGTAGAAGATACCGGTGGAAATATGATTACGTCGCCGCCGCCTAATGATAACGAAGGTGAAGTCCAAGAGTTTAATGAGGTCGGACTTTCCCTGGGCCAAATTGCTCCTGATTTTGAACTGACCACACTTGAGGGTGAACCAGTACGTCTGTCTGACTATAGAGGGCAGCGTGTCATCGTTAACTTTTGGGCTACCTGGTGTCCGCCATGCAGAGAGGAAATACCGGATTTACAAAAGCTTTATGATGAAAAAGATGTTGAAATTTTAGCAGTGGATTTAACCAAAACCGAGGAAAGTGAAGAGAATGTCAGAGACTTTGCAGATGATTTTGAGATGACTTTCCCTGTACCAATGGACGTAAATTCTGAAGTTGCAACTACTTATCAGGTTCGGGCATATCCGACATCTTATATGATTGATTCAAATGGCCGTATACAATTCTCTGCAATGGGGGCAATGGATTATGATCTTATGGTGGAAGAGTTGTCAAAGATAGAATAA
- a CDS encoding aldo/keto reductase — MQPIILLVWSLSLVTKQNVLQDIAKKYNADVFQILLAWCIRNGQTIAIPQSGNAEHVINNVKAANIKLTESDLAKIDAVYPEPSVSEPLALW; from the coding sequence ATGCAGCCGATCATTCTGCTAGTGTGGTCCCTGTCCCTTGTAACGAAACAAAACGTTTTACAGGATATTGCCAAAAAGTATAACGCAGATGTTTTTCAAATTTTACTGGCGTGGTGTATTCGTAATGGACAGACCATTGCTATTCCGCAGTCCGGTAATGCTGAACACGTTATAAATAATGTGAAAGCTGCAAACATTAAGCTTACAGAATCGGATCTGGCTAAAATAGATGCTGTCTATCCGGAACCAAGTGTCAGTGAGCCGTTAGCTTTGTGGTAA
- a CDS encoding SDR family oxidoreductase, which yields MATKDKVVVITGASSGIGEATAKLLASKGAKVVLGARRGDKLQELAEAISKAGGQDIYQVTDFTKAEDNQKLVEYPKKEFGKVDVIFLNAGLMPNSPLSELKSNEWNQMVDVNIKGVLNGIEAILPEFKQQKSGHVITTSSVAGLKAYPGGAVYGATKWAVRDLMEVLRMESAQEGTNIRTATIYPAAIKTELLETITDEQTAKGANAMYNQYEIGPDRVANVVAFAIDQPEDTNVNEFTIGPTTQPW from the coding sequence ATGGCAACCAAAGACAAGGTAGTTGTTATTACAGGTGCTTCCTCAGGAATTGGCGAGGCTACCGCAAAATTATTAGCATCAAAAGGCGCGAAAGTCGTATTAGGTGCTCGTCGTGGAGATAAATTACAAGAATTGGCGGAAGCTATCTCAAAAGCCGGAGGGCAAGACATTTACCAAGTAACGGATTTTACAAAAGCAGAAGATAATCAGAAATTAGTTGAATACCCAAAAAAGGAATTTGGAAAAGTGGATGTCATCTTTTTAAATGCCGGTTTAATGCCGAATTCTCCATTATCAGAACTGAAGAGCAATGAATGGAACCAAATGGTTGATGTAAACATAAAAGGTGTTTTAAATGGGATCGAAGCAATTCTCCCGGAATTTAAGCAACAAAAATCCGGTCATGTGATTACAACCTCTTCTGTAGCTGGGCTCAAAGCTTACCCTGGTGGTGCTGTTTATGGTGCAACAAAATGGGCTGTTCGCGATTTGATGGAAGTCCTGCGTATGGAATCCGCACAAGAAGGAACTAACATAAGAACAGCGACCATTTATCCAGCTGCCATCAAAACGGAGTTACTTGAAACAATCACGGATGAACAAACCGCAAAAGGTGCAAATGCGATGTACAATCAATATGAAATCGGTCCAGACCGTGTTGCCAACGTGGTCGCGTTTGCAATCGACCAGCCGGAAGATACCAATGTTAATGAATTTACGATTGGACCGACAACGCAACCTTGGTAA
- a CDS encoding Uma2 family endonuclease, with the protein MPKENPPTYSEYLQMNDDIKYEVIDGYIYNMSPSPSVKHQRIGVKISTEFDNYLRKKSCDVISEIDVSLEGVTDTTKMKDWVRPDISIICDKDKMKENYIAGAPDLIVEILSKSTAKADKMIKFNRYQDAGVKEYWIVDPAHEAVDVYLLKDGHFVHDGTYTNEETVRVGIFDNLFIDLNNIFV; encoded by the coding sequence ATGCCAAAGGAAAATCCTCCAACCTATAGCGAGTACCTGCAAATGAATGATGACATCAAGTATGAAGTCATCGATGGTTATATTTATAATATGTCACCTTCTCCAAGTGTTAAACACCAAAGGATCGGTGTAAAAATCTCAACTGAATTCGATAACTATTTAAGAAAAAAATCCTGCGACGTTATTTCGGAAATCGACGTTTCTCTCGAAGGGGTAACTGATACGACAAAAATGAAAGATTGGGTCAGGCCTGATATCTCGATTATATGTGATAAGGATAAAATGAAAGAGAATTATATTGCCGGCGCCCCGGATTTAATCGTTGAAATTCTGTCAAAGTCTACGGCAAAAGCTGATAAAATGATTAAATTCAATCGTTATCAAGATGCAGGTGTAAAGGAATATTGGATTGTTGATCCAGCACACGAAGCTGTCGATGTCTATTTGCTGAAAGATGGCCATTTTGTTCATGACGGGACCTATACAAACGAAGAGACGGTTAGAGTCGGTATTTTTGACAATTTATTCATTGATCTGAATAATATTTTTGTTTGA
- a CDS encoding WD40/YVTN/BNR-like repeat-containing protein encodes MKHLKTLYFSAGNSVYEIKKAEQEWVMTERSAPNVLLCLAADPTRPGRLYGGTFDDGLWISDDSGETWEPAGSGIAHNRVMSVAVSPTEERNGYRVVWAGTEPSALFRSEDGGQTWTDCPGLLDVPSRSSWSFPPRPHTHHVRWIEPDIHNENRIFVGIELGGVMKSEDKGATWEDRKPNSQFDCHSLAIHPQVPGRIYEAAGGGYAESFDAGTTWETVNERLEPYNYLVSIAVDPGNADMMVASAAQGPHTAYDPSRASTILVRRENGGPWTPVYEGLPEPEGSAVFALASDPSEPGVFYGVNNLGFYISYDAGRTWEKVPVEWPDHLKSKRTQGLAVI; translated from the coding sequence GTGAAGCACTTGAAAACCTTATATTTTTCCGCGGGAAACTCTGTTTATGAAATAAAAAAAGCCGAACAGGAATGGGTGATGACAGAAAGATCAGCACCGAATGTATTGTTATGCCTCGCAGCAGATCCCACTCGCCCGGGGCGGCTGTATGGAGGAACATTTGACGATGGTCTCTGGATCAGTGATGACAGTGGCGAGACATGGGAGCCTGCCGGGTCAGGTATAGCACATAATCGGGTGATGAGTGTTGCTGTTAGTCCGACGGAGGAAAGGAACGGTTATCGTGTTGTATGGGCAGGCACGGAACCCAGTGCCTTGTTTCGTTCCGAAGACGGTGGTCAAACATGGACCGATTGCCCGGGCTTGCTGGATGTACCATCACGATCTTCCTGGAGCTTTCCGCCTCGTCCCCATACCCATCACGTGCGTTGGATTGAACCGGACATTCATAATGAGAATCGTATCTTTGTCGGAATTGAGCTTGGCGGTGTTATGAAAAGTGAAGATAAAGGAGCGACTTGGGAGGATCGAAAACCAAATTCCCAATTTGATTGCCATTCATTAGCGATCCATCCTCAAGTTCCAGGCCGGATATATGAAGCCGCGGGTGGCGGGTATGCCGAAAGTTTTGATGCCGGAACCACCTGGGAGACAGTCAACGAGAGACTTGAACCTTATAACTATTTGGTCAGTATTGCCGTGGACCCGGGAAATGCAGATATGATGGTAGCTTCGGCTGCGCAAGGCCCCCATACAGCATATGATCCATCGCGAGCAAGCACGATTTTGGTACGGCGCGAAAATGGCGGACCATGGACGCCTGTATATGAAGGCCTTCCTGAACCGGAGGGATCCGCTGTTTTTGCGCTTGCCTCAGATCCATCCGAGCCTGGTGTTTTCTACGGGGTTAATAATCTTGGCTTTTATATATCTTATGATGCCGGGCGGACTTGGGAGAAAGTCCCGGTGGAATGGCCGGATCATCTGAAAAGTAAAAGAACTCAGGGACTGGCGGTGATTTAA